A window of Spirochaetota bacterium contains these coding sequences:
- the rpmG gene encoding 50S ribosomal protein L33, with protein sequence MRDIILLSCKECKNRNYAVTKNKKNQAGKLEIKKYCKFCNRHTPHKETKA encoded by the coding sequence ATGCGCGACATTATCTTACTCTCCTGCAAGGAATGCAAAAACCGTAATTACGCGGTCACCAAGAACAAGAAGAACCAGGCTGGCAAGCTTGAGATAAAGAAATACTGCAAGTTCTGCAATCGCCATACTCCCCACAAGGAGACCAAGGCGTAG
- the secE gene encoding preprotein translocase subunit SecE gives MKKIIGYIKEAREELKKVTWPDRDEVTSFTMVVIVSVVVVSIFLWLVDSALMQIIKLVIS, from the coding sequence ATTAAGAAGATAATTGGATATATAAAAGAAGCCCGCGAGGAGCTTAAAAAGGTAACCTGGCCGGACAGGGATGAAGTCACGAGCTTTACGATGGTGGTTATCGTATCGGTGGTCGTGGTCTCTATATTCCTCTGGCTGGTTGATTCCGCGCTCATGCAGATAATCAAGCTGGTGATTAGCTGA
- the nusG gene encoding transcription termination/antitermination factor NusG — MAKEWYVIHTYSGHENKVKLALEKKVQNLHLQEKVFQVKVPTVEVPEIKDGKKRLKSKKFFPGYVLIEMELDDETWLAVKNTTGVTNFVGAFGTNRPRPLQKGEVEALFDQMGEQRAKEKVSVVMDFAVGEHVKVIDGPFNNFSGVIEEVYPEKGRLRVKVEIFGRGTPVELDFLQVGKI, encoded by the coding sequence ATGGCGAAGGAGTGGTATGTAATCCATACTTATTCGGGGCATGAAAATAAGGTCAAACTGGCCCTGGAAAAGAAAGTACAGAATCTGCACCTCCAGGAAAAGGTATTTCAGGTAAAAGTACCGACTGTCGAGGTGCCGGAGATAAAGGACGGCAAGAAGCGCCTGAAATCGAAGAAGTTCTTCCCCGGGTACGTGTTGATCGAAATGGAACTCGATGACGAAACCTGGCTCGCGGTGAAGAACACGACCGGTGTGACCAATTTCGTGGGCGCATTCGGCACGAACCGTCCAAGACCTTTGCAAAAGGGAGAGGTTGAAGCTCTTTTCGACCAGATGGGCGAGCAAAGGGCGAAGGAAAAAGTCTCCGTGGTAATGGATTTTGCCGTGGGAGAACACGTGAAAGTAATAGACGGCCCCTTCAACAACTTCAGTGGGGTGATTGAAGAAGTATACCCGGAAAAGGGCAGGCTGCGGGTGAAGGTTGAAATATTCGGCCGCGGTACGCCGGTTGAGCTCGACTTCCTCCAGGTGGGTAAAATCTGA
- a CDS encoding 50S ribosomal protein L10 — translation MVKQYKIDEVQSLSEKLKKKRNIILTNYSGIKVKDLSDLRRKLRSKGCDYKVVKNNLFKRAIKDTIGIDMDKHLVGPVGVVFTETDLGEAAKILKDFNKEIEKFSFSVGVMDNVIYTGEQVRTIADLPSKEVLLSQIMSLLNGPASKVAIGTNQIMASLARGINAVAEKNAL, via the coding sequence ATGGTTAAACAGTATAAAATCGACGAAGTACAGAGCCTGTCGGAAAAGCTCAAAAAGAAGCGCAACATCATCCTCACCAATTATTCCGGCATCAAGGTGAAGGACCTGAGCGATTTGCGCAGGAAGCTCCGCTCGAAAGGCTGCGATTATAAGGTTGTTAAAAATAATCTATTCAAACGCGCCATCAAGGATACCATCGGGATCGACATGGATAAGCACTTGGTGGGTCCGGTCGGTGTGGTGTTCACCGAGACCGACCTGGGTGAGGCCGCGAAGATATTAAAGGATTTCAACAAGGAGATCGAGAAGTTCAGCTTCTCCGTCGGTGTGATGGATAACGTCATCTATACCGGCGAGCAGGTCCGCACAATAGCCGATCTTCCTTCTAAAGAAGTGCTTCTCTCGCAGATCATGTCGCTCCTCAACGGCCCTGCTTCGAAAGTGGCCATTGGAACGAACCAGATCATGGCGTCGCTGGCGAGGGGCATAAACGCTGTTGCAGAAAAAAACGCCCTGTAG
- the rplK gene encoding 50S ribosomal protein L11, which yields MAPKGKSAKKKKIVTMIKLQITGGKANPAPPVGPALGQHGLNIMEFCKAFNERTKDQEGTILPVVISVYEDRTYTFIIKTPPASVLIRKAMGLEKGSKEPNKIKVGKITRPQLEEIAKIKMPDLNANTLDAAVKIIAGTAKSMGVEVEL from the coding sequence ATGGCACCAAAAGGAAAATCGGCGAAGAAGAAAAAAATCGTTACCATGATAAAGCTTCAGATCACGGGCGGAAAGGCCAACCCCGCTCCGCCGGTCGGTCCCGCCCTTGGGCAGCACGGGCTTAATATCATGGAGTTCTGCAAGGCCTTCAACGAAAGGACCAAGGACCAGGAGGGCACCATTCTCCCGGTCGTCATCTCGGTGTATGAGGACAGGACTTATACATTCATAATAAAGACTCCTCCCGCATCGGTGCTCATTCGCAAGGCGATGGGACTGGAAAAGGGATCAAAGGAGCCGAATAAAATCAAGGTAGGCAAGATCACGAGGCCGCAGCTCGAAGAGATTGCGAAGATTAAGATGCCCGACCTGAACGCCAATACCCTGGATGCGGCGGTAAAGATTATCGCGGGGACCGCAAAATCCATGGGAGTCGAAGTCGAGTTGTAG
- a CDS encoding 50S ribosomal protein L7/L12, translating to MAKLSVQELLDAIGSLTLIEAAELVKAMEEKFGISAAAPVAVAAVAGAVAEAVEEQTEFDVILTGFGDNKINVIKVVREITSLGLKEAKDLVEAGGKAVKEKVSKEDANKIKEQLIAAGATVEVK from the coding sequence ATGGCAAAGCTTTCTGTTCAAGAATTGTTGGATGCGATTGGAAGCCTGACGCTCATCGAAGCGGCAGAGCTGGTTAAAGCGATGGAAGAGAAGTTCGGAATATCCGCCGCTGCTCCCGTCGCCGTGGCCGCCGTCGCCGGCGCGGTTGCCGAGGCCGTGGAAGAACAAACCGAATTTGACGTCATCCTTACGGGATTCGGGGATAATAAGATCAACGTTATCAAGGTTGTCCGCGAAATCACGTCGCTCGGTCTCAAGGAAGCCAAAGACCTGGTTGAAGCCGGCGGTAAGGCGGTTAAGGAAAAGGTTTCCAAAGAAGATGCGAATAAGATCAAAGAGCAGCTTATCGCTGCCGGCGCGACTGTCGAAGTCAAGTAA
- a CDS encoding 50S ribosomal protein L1 — translation MNRGKKITDARTKVDKNVLHNIEEAVGLMKELKFAKFDESVEVSVKIVHKSYQNVRGSVSLPNGTGKQVKVLVICKGDKQKEARDAGADLVGAEDVIEKIKGGWIDFQAVVATPDMMKEVGKLGPVLGKKGLMPKPKAGTVTDDVKGIIKELKGGRIEYKADKSGVVHVGVGKVSFENNAIVENVKTFFNQVMKDKPSDAKGNYIKSVFLSSTMGPGIKINHKGI, via the coding sequence ATGAATCGCGGAAAGAAAATCACTGACGCCAGAACCAAAGTAGACAAGAACGTCCTGCACAACATAGAAGAGGCCGTGGGGCTCATGAAGGAGCTCAAGTTCGCCAAGTTCGACGAGAGCGTCGAAGTCTCGGTGAAGATCGTGCACAAGAGTTACCAGAATGTGCGCGGTTCGGTATCGCTTCCCAATGGTACAGGCAAGCAGGTCAAGGTCCTTGTGATATGCAAGGGCGACAAGCAGAAGGAAGCGCGGGACGCCGGCGCGGACCTTGTAGGTGCCGAGGATGTCATTGAGAAAATCAAGGGCGGCTGGATAGATTTCCAGGCGGTGGTTGCCACCCCCGATATGATGAAGGAAGTAGGCAAGCTCGGTCCGGTTCTCGGCAAGAAGGGACTTATGCCGAAACCCAAGGCGGGAACCGTGACGGACGACGTCAAGGGCATCATCAAAGAGCTCAAGGGCGGCCGCATAGAATACAAGGCCGATAAAAGCGGAGTGGTGCACGTCGGCGTGGGCAAGGTATCGTTCGAGAATAACGCAATAGTTGAAAATGTGAAGACATTCTTCAACCAGGTAATGAAAGACAAGCCCTCGGATGCGAAGGGAAACTATATCAAGTCGGTGTTTCTCAGCTCGACCATGGGGCCCGGCATCAAGATCAACCACAAGGGGATCTAA